A single region of the Glycine max cultivar Williams 82 chromosome 20, Glycine_max_v4.0, whole genome shotgun sequence genome encodes:
- the LOC112997659 gene encoding uncharacterized protein — protein sequence MLILHVSPFAWNLEMERVLAEVLRDQRNLGNKGDGNWKAVAYSTAAQILSKRFGVHLMADNVKNRFKLWRTWYGIMSDILSQSGFDWDSTKYMIIVENEIAWNEYVKSHEEVKRFRFKVIPNWDDIVDLCAKDRATGLGAENALDADDIMSKETNEEEVIHSVSFDLEGSSSATRKNIRQVRVERKKG from the exons ATGCTAATTTTACATGTCTCACCTTTCGCATGGAACTTGGAAATGGAACGTGTGCTAGCTGAAGTGCTTAGAGATCAAAGAAATTTGGGCAATAAAGGTGATGGAAATTGGAAAGCAGTAGCATATAGTACTGCAGCTCAAATTTTGTCCAAGCGTTTTGGAGTTCACCTCATGGCAGATAATGTTAAGAATCGTTTTAAGCTTTGGAGAACATGGTATGGAATTATGAGTGACATTCTTAGTCAAAGTGGATTTGACTGGGATAGCACAAAGTACATGATTATcgttgaaaatgaaattgcatggAATGAATATGTTAAG tCACATGAAGAGGTCAAACGATTTCGATTCAAAGTCATTCCTAATTGGGATGATATTGTTGACCTATGTGCAAAGGATAGAGCTACTGGACTCGGAGCAGAAAATGCATTAGATGCAGATGATATCAtgagcaaagaaacaaatgaagaGGAAGTAATTCATAGTGTGAGTTTTGACTTAGAGGGATCAAGTTCTGCCACGAGAAAAAACATTCGCCAAGTAAGAGTGGAGAGAAAGAAGGGATGA
- the LOC102667665 gene encoding protein ALP1-like — translation MESSIVDALATSRKCRRDEEEEEELEQVFFIIVSVVTMLLGALTWYHDKYFVKEPTQNLELERHSFLNRLYRGTETDCIEQLRVSKKTFFKLCRILQEKGQLVKTKNVPIDEVVAMFLHILAHNLKYRVVHFSYCRSMETISRQFKNVLRAIMKVSKEYLKFHEYNLEGSVENKWRWFKNSIGALDGMHIPVTVSAEDRPRYRNKKGDISTNVLGVCGPDLRFIYVLPGWEGLAGDSRVLRDALRRQNCLHIPNGKYFLVDVGYTNGPGFLAPYRGTRYHLNEWIRNTPQNYKELFNLRHASARNVIERSFGVLKKRWSILRTPSFFDIKTHKNY, via the exons ATGGAAAGTAGTATAGTTGATGCTTTGGCTACTTCAAGAAAATGTAGAAGAgatgaagaggaggaagaagaacttgaacaagtatttttcattattgttaGTGTTGTCACTATGCTTTTGGGTGCACTGACTTGGTATCATGACAAGTATTTTGTTAAGGAACCTACCCAAAATTTGGAATTAGAAAGGCATAGTTTCCTCAATCGTCTATACAGGGGAACAGAAACTGATTGCATTGAACAATTAAGGGTCagtaaaaagacattttttaagCTTTGTAGAATTTTACAAGAGAAAGGGCAAttggtaaaaacaaaaaatgttccTATAGATGAAGTTGTGGCAATGTTTTTGCATATCCTTGCTCACAACCTAAAGTATAGAGTTGTGCACTTTAGTTATTGTAGATCCATGGAAACAATTAGTAGGCAATTCAAGAATGTCCTGCGAGCTATAATGAAAGTAAGCAAAGAATATTTGAAGTTTCATGAGTATAATCTAGAGGGCTCGGTGGAAAACAAATGGAGATGGTTTAAG AATTCGATTGGAGCACTTGATGGGATGCATATTCCAGTAACAGTTTCTGCAGAAGATAGACCTAGATATCGTAATAAAAAAGGTGATATCTCTACAAATGTTTTAGGAGTTTGTGGTCCAGATTTAAGGTTTATATATGTGTTGCCCGGGTGGGAAGGGTTAGCAGGAGATTCTCGAGTATTGCGAGATGCTTTGCGTCGTCAAAATTGTCTCCATATACCAAATG gtaaatattttcttgtGGATGTGGGGTATACAAATGGCCCTGGATTTTTAGCACCTTATCGAGGGACTAGATATCATCTTAATGAGTGGATCAGAAACACTCCTCAAAACTACAAGGAGTTATTTAATCTTCGTCATGCAAGTGCAAGGAATGTTATTGAAAGGTCATTTGGGGTATTGAAGAAAAGATGGAGTATATTAAgaactccttctttttttgatataaaaacaCATAAGAATTATTAA